A window of Corvus hawaiiensis isolate bCorHaw1 chromosome 17, bCorHaw1.pri.cur, whole genome shotgun sequence contains these coding sequences:
- the CTSA gene encoding lysosomal protective protein, with amino-acid sequence MCPPPPPPGSAAPGAAAMGPVLPSLLLLLGLGWAAPPDHEVTYLPGLSKQPSFRHFSGYLCAGPGKYLHYWFVEAQSNPQSSPLVLWLNGGPGCSSMEGFLKEHGPFLIQPDGVTLKYNEYAWNKIANILYVESPAGVGFSYSDDKKYGTNDTEVAHNNYLALKDFLRLFPEYSKNDLFLTGESYGGVYIPTLAEWVMQDPSLNLKGIAVGNGLSSYEINDNSLVYFAYYHGLLGTELWKDLQAFCCSQGKCNFHDNSNLNCTLKMGEMIQIVEESGLNIYNLYAPCDGGVPGSMRYEGDYLITHDLGNSFIRMPLRFSWRQNLFRMPVARKKVRMDPPCTNSTAPSMYLNSPEVRKALHISPEAPEWQVCSFDVNRNYKRLYMQMNEQYLKLLGATKYRILVYNGDVDMACNFLGDEWFVDSLCQKVQVARRPWLYTENGENQIGGFVKEFTNIAFLTVKGAGHMVPTDRPLAAFTMFCRFIKNQPY; translated from the exons ATGtgcccgccgccaccgccgcctgGGAGCGCCgcgccgggagcggccgcg ATGGGGCCGGTGTTGCcgtcgctgctgctgctgctggggttgGGCTGGGCCGCCCCCCCGGACCACGAGGTGACGTACCTGCCCGGGCTGTCCAAGCAGCCCTCCTTCCGCCACTTCTCGGGCTACCTCTGCGCCGGGCCGGGCAAGTACCTGCACTACTG GTTCGTGGAGGCCCAGAGCAatccccagagcagccccctTGTGCTGTGGCTGAACGGGggccctggctgcagctccatgGAGGGCTTCCTCAAGGAGCATGGCCCCTTCCTG ATCCAGCCCGATGGGGTCACACTGAAGTACAATGAATACGCGTGGAAcaag ATTGCCAACATCCTCTACGTGGAGTCTCCTGCTGGTGTTGGCTTCTCATACTCCGATGACAAGAAGTATGGCACAAATGACACGGAG GTTGCTCACAACAATTACCTGGCACTGAAGGACTTCCTCCGGCTCTTCCCTGAGTACTCCAAGAACGATCTCTTCCTCACAGGGGAGAGCTATGGAGGGGTCTACATCCCCACACTGGCAGAGTGGGTGATGCAGGACCCCAGCCTCAACCTGAAG GGAATCGCTGTGGGAAACGGCCTCTCATCTTATGAGATCAATGACAACTCCCTGGTTTACTTTGCCTATTACCACGGGCTGCTGGGGACCGA GCTGTGGAAAGACCTGCAGgccttctgctgctcccaggggaaGTGCAACTTCCATGACAACTCCAACCTGAACTGCACGCTCAAG ATGGGGGAGATGATTCAGATTGTAGAGGAGTCTGGCCTCAATATCTACAACCTCTATGCCCCGTGTGATGGAGGTGTCCCAGGGAGCATGAG GTATGAGGGTGATTATCTCATCACGCATGACCTGGGCAACTCCTTCATCCGGATGCCACTGAGGTTCTCTTGGCGGCAG AACCTGTTCCGAATGCCAGTAGCCCGAAAGAAGGTCCGGATGGACCCACCCTGCACCAACTCCACAGCCCCTAGCATGTATCTGAACTCCCCCGAGGTGCGGAAGGCTCTGCACATCTCCCCCGAGGCCCCAGAGTGGCAGGTGTGCAG CTTCGACGTGAACCGCAACTACAAGCGCCTGTACATGCAGATGAATGAGCAGTACCTCAAGCTGCTTGGAGCCACG AAATACCGGATTCTGGTGTACAATGGGGACGTCGACATGGCTTGCAACTTCCTCGGGGATGAGTGGTTTGTGGATTCCCTGTGCCAGAAG GTGCAGGTGGCTCGCCGGCCCTGGCTCTACACTGAAAATGGCGAGAACCAGATCGGTGGCTTCGTGAAGGAATTCACCAACATCGCTTTTCTCACTGTCAAG GGAGCTGGCCACATGGTGCCCACAGACCGGCCGCTTGCTGCCTTCACCATGTTCTGCCGCTTCATTAAGAACCAGCCTTACTAA
- the NEURL2 gene encoding neuralized-like protein 2 isoform X1: protein MAARCRLAARFHHIHGTNVRLDASHTQATRVESFANGLCFSQEPLAPGQIFLVEIEEKELGWCGHLRVGLTAHDPQSLEVVPEYSLPDLVNMGDTWVFAITRSHNRVVLEGEEAQARGRPWEPFLLFARVRIPRDTLVGRSRPGRYSHILDDLYKMNVLPATARRSRIGVLYAPQPDGTADMHIVINGEDMGPSARGLPTTRPLYAVIDVFASTKSVRVIPVDYGFPSLQTLCRLVIQKHIVHRLAIDGLDLPPLLKSFCQHE from the exons ATGGCTGCCCGGTGCCGGCTTGCTGCACGCTTCCACCACATCCACGGCACCAACGTTCGCCTGGATGCCTCACACACGCAAGCCACCCGGGTGGAGAGCTTCGCCAACGGGCTCTGCTTCAGCCAGGAGCCTCTGGCACCCGGGCAGATCTTCCTGGTGGAGAttgaggagaaggagctgggctggtgcGGGCACCTGCGCGTGGGGCTGACGGCCCACGACCCCCAGAGCCTGGAGGTAGTGCCTGAGTACTCGCTGCCGGACCTGGTCAACATGGGGGACACCTGGGTGTTCGCCATTACCCGGAGCCACAACCGCGTGGTGTTGGAGGGGGAGGAGGCACAGGCGCGGGGGCGCCCCTGGGAGCCCTTCCTGCTGTTCGCACGGGTGCGCATCCCCCGTGACACGCTGGTGGGGCGCAGCCGGCCTGGCCGCTACAGCCACATCCTGGACGACCTGTACAAGATGAACGTGCTGCCCGCGACCGCCCGGCGCAGCCGCATCGGGGTGCTGTATGCCCCGCAGCCTGACGGCACTGCCGACATGCACATCGTCATCAACGGCGAGGACATGGGGCCGAGCGCCAGGGGCCTGCCCACCACCCGCCCGCTCTACGCCGTCATCGATGTCTTTGCCTCCACCAAGAGTGTCCGGGTCATCCCGGTGGATTATGGCT TTCCTTCCCTGCAGACGCTGTGCCGGCTGGTTATCCAGAAACACATTGTGCACCGCCTGGCCATCGATGGCCTGGACCTTCCCCCGCTGCTCAAGAGCTTCTGCCAACATGAGTGA
- the NEURL2 gene encoding neuralized-like protein 2 isoform X2 gives MAARCRLAARFHHIHGTNVRLDASHTQATRVESFANGLCFSQEPLAPGQIFLVEIEEKELGWCGHLRVGLTAHDPQSLEVVPEYSLPDLVNMGDTWVFAITRSHNRVVLEGEEAQARGRPWEPFLLFARVRIPRDTLVGRSRPGRYSHILDDLYKMNVLPATARRSRIGVLYAPQPDGTADMHIVINGEDMGPSARGLPTTRPLYAVIDVFASTKSVRVIPVDYGCSSFPADAVPAGYPETHCAPPGHRWPGPSPAAQELLPT, from the exons ATGGCTGCCCGGTGCCGGCTTGCTGCACGCTTCCACCACATCCACGGCACCAACGTTCGCCTGGATGCCTCACACACGCAAGCCACCCGGGTGGAGAGCTTCGCCAACGGGCTCTGCTTCAGCCAGGAGCCTCTGGCACCCGGGCAGATCTTCCTGGTGGAGAttgaggagaaggagctgggctggtgcGGGCACCTGCGCGTGGGGCTGACGGCCCACGACCCCCAGAGCCTGGAGGTAGTGCCTGAGTACTCGCTGCCGGACCTGGTCAACATGGGGGACACCTGGGTGTTCGCCATTACCCGGAGCCACAACCGCGTGGTGTTGGAGGGGGAGGAGGCACAGGCGCGGGGGCGCCCCTGGGAGCCCTTCCTGCTGTTCGCACGGGTGCGCATCCCCCGTGACACGCTGGTGGGGCGCAGCCGGCCTGGCCGCTACAGCCACATCCTGGACGACCTGTACAAGATGAACGTGCTGCCCGCGACCGCCCGGCGCAGCCGCATCGGGGTGCTGTATGCCCCGCAGCCTGACGGCACTGCCGACATGCACATCGTCATCAACGGCGAGGACATGGGGCCGAGCGCCAGGGGCCTGCCCACCACCCGCCCGCTCTACGCCGTCATCGATGTCTTTGCCTCCACCAAGAGTGTCCGGGTCATCCCGGTGGATTATGGCTGTAG TTCCTTCCCTGCAGACGCTGTGCCGGCTGGTTATCCAGAAACACATTGTGCACCGCCTGGCCATCGATGGCCTGGACCTTCCCCCGCTGCTCAAGAGCTTCTGCCAACATGA
- the LOC125334980 gene encoding LOW QUALITY PROTEIN: zinc finger SWIM domain-containing protein 1-like (The sequence of the model RefSeq protein was modified relative to this genomic sequence to represent the inferred CDS: deleted 1 base in 1 codon; substituted 1 base at 1 genomic stop codon) has translation MELGARFLSYKGCLYGLWSCVPVRSHNRQHGTAVRQDVRFIQVKFGGAQIQKYSEKRKNNHPSLCPACFVLQYKVGIDQLVISEVNNHHAHTCTGCSTRQHRDKAALEAADQGHRKWCHGEQGLTHGHGTPVDGVPCSKHGSHTPXAPEESASASVLIRVVKVMKTSFGHTEGRCRRPRPGAMHSGRCGRRPSAPVPPRRAVPSAVCRCTSAVAGGGGARQGPGRAAMSPPVAAARSGPALPAQAALVRAFPVAAVQLSAFPVCQWLQQLCLELHTECLAVTAARKATGAGTESHRQELLAVLRDLITPDLLPQLHLHWLLEDGIWATHREGSCGESSDCFMELEVVIQGFSQIFSAGLSLDSCITTVAQHYKESRKLSVPVRSCLVVKLEATETSENDSEDEITQRTEEGIRQSLSDICTEAAARLCLTELAVVQKSMQLIGTGYSVQILEDACPVGIFQEGPSSYTCYFSQTFQLPCWHILAVLLNSNRKPLQREMLSRAWERGCDHQAG, from the exons ATGGAGCTGGGCGCCCGCTTCCTCTCCTACAAGGGCTGCCTCTACGGGCTGTGGAGCTGCGTCCCGGTGCGCAGCCACAACCGGCAGCATGGCACCGCTGTCCGACAGGACGTCAG GTTCATACAGGTGAAGTTTGGAGGTGCCCAGATCCAAAAATATAgcgagaagagaaaaaataatcatcCCAGCTTGTGCCCAGCCTGTTTTGTGCTGCAGTACAAGGTGGGCATAGACCAGCTCGTGATCAGTGAGGTGAACAACCACCATGCCCACACATGCACAGGGTGTTCCACTAGACAGCACCGTGACAAAGCCGCATTGGAAGCGGCAGATCAGGGACACCGAAAGTGGTGCCATGGCGAGCAAGGACTCACACATGGTCATGGGACACCGGTGGATGGTGTGCCCTGCTCCAAGCACGGCTCCCACACTCCCTGA GCACCAGAGGAGAGCGCCTCAGCCTCAGTGCTCATCAGGGTGGTCAAGGTGATGAAAACTTCCTT CGGCCACACCGAGGGGCGCTGCCGGCGTCCCCGGCCCGGTGCGATGCACAGCGGCCGCTGCGGGCGGCGCCCGAGCGCTCCGGTGCCGCCGCGGCGGGCGGTGCCGAGTGCCGTGTGTCGGTGCACATCGGCCGTGgcaggcggcggcggagcgcggCAGGGACCGGGACGCGCCGCGATGTCCCCGCCGGTAGCGGCAGCCCGGAGCGGGCCCGCACTGCCGGCCCAAGCCGCGCTGGTCCGCGCCTTCCCGGTGGCCGCGGTGCAGCTCTCCGCGTTCCCCGTCTgccagtggctgcagcagctaTGCCTGGAGCTCCACACCGAGTGCCTGGCCGTGACCGCCGCCAGGAAGGCCACGGGTGCAGGCACTGAGAGCCACCGGCAGGAGCTGCTCGCCGTCCTGAGAGACCTCATCACTCCGGACTTGCTGCCTCAGCTCCACCTTCACTGGCTGCTCGAGGATGGGATTTGGGCCACGCACAGGGAGGGGAGCTGCGGGGAGAGCAGTGACTGCTTCATGGAGCTGGAGGTTGTCATCCAGGGGTTTAGCCAGATTTTTAGTGCTGGGCTCTCTCTGGATAGCTGCATCACTACCGTGGCCCAGCACTATAAAGAGT CCCGCAAGCTCTCAGTCCCTGTTAGATCCTGTCTCGTGGTGAAACTGGAGGCCACAGAAACCTCAGAGAATGATAGCGAGGATGAGATTACCCAGAGGACTGAAGAAGGCATCAGGCAATCTTTGAGTGACATTTGCACGgaggctgctgccaggctgtgcctgacTGAGCTGGCAGTGGTTCAAAAGTCCATGCAGCTGATTGGCACTGGGTACAGTGTACAGATCCTGGAGGATGCCTGCCCTGTGGGCATCTTCCAGGAAGGCCCAAGCAGCTACACTTGCTACTTCAGCCAGACCTTCCAGCTGCCCTGCTGGCACATCTTGGCTGTACTGCTTAATTCAAACAGGAAGCCCTTGCAGAGGGAGATGCTCAGCAGAGCATGGGAGAGGGGATGTGATCATCAGGCTGGATGA
- the ACOT8 gene encoding acyl-coenzyme A thioesterase 8 — protein sequence MAVRAPRVGGASWFAVRVGSRCRSRVAEVMGAASGAGGAGAGPGSGSPPPGDLRSVLITSVLNLERLEVNLFRGRHHWVPATQRLFGGQIVGQALVAAARAVSRDEQVHSLHCYFVRAGDPKVPVLYEVERTRTGKSFSVRSVKAIQHGKPIFTCQASFQLSQASPVQHQFTMPAVPPPEELLTQEELIQKFLQNPNLAERYRKHLTKIQAEDVPIDIKPVNPPDMFSSEPQEPKLLFWVRARGYIGETDMKVHCCVAAYISDYAFLGTALLPHRQYCIKFMVSLDHSMWFHAPFRADHWMLYECESPWAGGCRGLVQGRLWRRDGVLAVTCTQEGVIRVEETPNQSKL from the exons ATGGCGGTCCGCGCCCCGCGGGTGGGCGGTGCTTCCTGGTTCGCCGTGCGGGTCGGGTCGCGGTGCCGGTCCCGGGTTGCGGAGGTGATGGGGGCTGCGAGCGGCGCCGgcggggcaggagcggggccgggaTCCGGGTCGCCGCCGCCCGGAGACCTGCGCAGCGTGCTGATCACCAGCGTGCTGAACCTGGAGCGGCTGGAGGTCAACCTCTTCAG GGGCCGGCACCACTGGGTGCCCGCCACGCAGCGCCTCTTCGGCGGGCAGATCGTGGGGCAGGCGCTGGTGGCGGCCGCCCGCGCCGTGAGCCGCGACGAGCAGGTGCACTCGCTGCACTGCTACTTCGTGCGGGCAG GGGACCCCAAGGTGCCGGTGCTGTACGAAGTGGAGCGGACCCGTACAGGGAAGAGCTTCTCCGTTCGCTCTGTAAAGGCCATCCAGCATGGAAAGCCAATCTTCACCTGTCAGGCCTccttccagctctcccaggcaaGCCCAGTGCAGCACCAGTTCACCATGCCGGCCGTGCCGCCCCCCGAGGAGCTGCTGACACAGGAGGAGCTCATCCAGAAGTTTCTGCA GAATCCTAACTTGGCCGAGAGATACAGGAAGCATCTCACCAAGATCCAAGCCGAAGATGTGCCGATTGACATTAAACCCGTGAACCCACCAGATATGTTCAGCTCAGAGCCACAGGAGCCGAAGCTGCTCTTCTGGGTGCGAGCACGAGGCTACATAG GGGAGACTGACATGAAGGTGCACTGCTGTGTGGCCGCTTACATCTCTGACTACGCCTTCCTGGGCACGGCCCTGCTCCCACACCGGCAGTACTGCATCAAGTTCATGGTGTCCCTTGACCATTCCATGTGGTTCCACGCACCCTTCAGAGCTGACCACTGGATGCTGTACGAGTGTGAGAGCCCCTGGGCTG GTGGGTGCCGGGGCTTGGTGCAGGGACGGCTGTGGCGCAGGGATGGGgtcctggctgtcacctgcaCACAGGAAGGTGTCATCAGGGTGGAAGAGACACCAAACCAGAGCAAGCTCTAG